A portion of the Toxotes jaculatrix isolate fToxJac2 chromosome 16, fToxJac2.pri, whole genome shotgun sequence genome contains these proteins:
- the nfil3 gene encoding nuclear factor interleukin-3-regulated protein, producing MQSVKQEVDSSESYSGEDALVLAVALQGANRDLIGHKISAIPLKAKTSCRRKREFIPEEKKDTLYWERRRKNNEAAKRSREKRRINDMVLENKLMALGEENASLKAELLSLKLKFGLVSSAAYAQEAQKLSRSTPVNLYQEFVPLSPEQGSSRKDLEPLHLRSSCISVIKHSPHLPETCTATQGSFSICRTTEVKQEPAENGSDVQERSSPYELYRNYLANPLSGVYSQPASFLQLTRSSSNSPRSSDDGAVSKSSDGEDEQQVPKGLIPSVADPRSVIVSTHKVPDASSSALPHKLRIKARTTQIKVEAIDPEYEFSGKSSSPVIITEGGCYRTTQDCSEYTQSTLCPLSVQVNNMQGWGHRSEQWHKSSSETLWGGCKSSRQTPSPISNKSVVDVKEPSYAHSDTEDLYIKQDLATLSAKVASLKRLITTQQGSVIESTKSTADHQESLSK from the coding sequence ATGCAATCAGTCAAGCAAGAGGTGGACTCCAGTGAGTCCTACAGTGGAGAGGATGCCCTGGTCCTGGCTGTGGCCTTACAAGGAGCTAACAGAGACCTGATTGGCCACAAAATCTCTGCAATTCCACTCAAGGCTAAAACTAGCTGTCGCAGGAAAAGGGAGTTTATcccagaggagaagaaagacacCCTTTACTGGGAGAGGCGTCGTAAAAACAATGAGGCGGCCAAGCGCTCAAGGGAGAAGCGGCGCATAAACGACATGGTGCTTGAGAACAAGCTGATGGCCCTTGGAGAGGAAAATGCTTCCCTCAAGGCTGAGCTCCTGTCCCTGAAGCTGAAGTTTGGCCTGGTGAGCTCAGCAGCATATGCCCAAGAGGCCCAGAAGTTATCCAGGTCCACCCCTGTCAACCTTTACCAGGAGTTTGTTCCACTCAGTCCGGAGCAAGGTTCTTCCAGGAAGGATTTGGAGCCTCTTCATTTGCGCAGCAGCTGCATATCAGTCATCAAGCATTCACCTCACTTGCCCGAGACGTGCACAGCAACTCAGGGTAGCTTCAGTATCTGCAGGACGACAGAGGTCAAGCAAGAACCAGCAGAGAATGGCAGCGACGTACAGGAGAGGAGTAGTCCCTATGAGCTGTATAGAAACTACTTAGCCAACCCTCTGTCTGGTGTCTACTCCCAGCCGGCTTCATTCCTGCAGCTCACCAGGTCATCCAGTAACTCCCCCAGGAGCTCAGACGATGGTGCTGTAAGCAAATCATCAGATGGTGAGGATGAGCAGCAGGTCCCCAAAGGGTTGATACCATCTGTAGCTGACCCGAGAAGTGTTATTGTCTCCACACACAAAGTGCCAGATGCCAGTTCTTCAGCTTTGCCCCATAAACTGCGGATCAAAGCCAGAACCACCCAAATCAAAGTGGAGGCCATTGACCCTGAATACGAGTTCTCTGGAAAGTCCTCATCTCCCGTCATCATTACAGAGGGAGGATGCTACAGGACCACTCAGGACTGTTCAGAATACACGCAGTCCACCCTGTGCCCTTTGTCAGTGCAGGTTAACAACATGCAAGGCTGGGGCCACCGGTCTGAGCAGTGGCataaaagcagctcagagacACTGTGGGGTGGTTGCAAGAGTAGCAGGCAAACCCCAAGCCCCATCTCAAACAAAAGCGTTGTGGATGTAAAAGAACCTTCCTATGCACATTCAGATACCGAGGACTTGTATATAAAACAGGACCTTGCCACTCTGTCTGCCAAAGTGGCCTCTTTGAAAAGACTGATCACAACACAGCAAGGGTCTGTGATAGAGTCAACCAAAAGCACCGCAGATCATCAGGAGTCATTATCAAAATAA
- the auh gene encoding methylglutaconyl-CoA hydratase, mitochondrial, whose protein sequence is MAVLVGRRPLLQALRAQAADRDGACRLAAAFSCTRQYVFPGKVFSSRLIGQGAAARHYSSDSKDDLRVRYLDGEDDGIVVVGINRPKAKNAISKNLVKMMFEAVEDIKKNNKVRSVILCSLVPGIFCAGADLKERAKMHPSEVGPFVSKARALITELGNLPVPTIAAIDGAALGGGLEMALACDIRIASDTAKMGLVETKLAIIPGAGGTQRLPRVIGISLAKELIFAARVVDGTEACRLGLVNHSVEQNKSGDAAYLQALELAREINPQGPIAIRMAKLAINQGIEVDLSTGLAIEEACYAQVIPTKDRLEGLAAFKEKRRPHYKGE, encoded by the exons ATGGCGGTCCTGGTGGGACGCAGACCCCTGTTGCAAGCCCTCCGCGCGCAGGCAGCAGATCGGGACGGCGCGTGCAGACTGGCAGCGGCCTTTTCCTGCACGAGACAGTATGTGTTCCCCGGAAAAGTCTTCTCTTCTCGTCTCATCGGTCAGGGAGCAGCGGCGCGACACTACAGCTCCGACTCGAAGGACGACCTGCGCGTCCGGTACCTGGACGGAGAAGACGACG GTATTGTTGTCGTGGGCATAAATCGACCAAAGGCCAAAAATGCCATAAGCAAAAATCTGGTCAAAATG ATGTTTGAGGCTGTGGAGGACATCAAGAAGAATAACAAAGTGCGCAGTGTCATTTTGTGTAGTTTGGTTCCTGGGATCTTCTGTGCAG gtgcagACCTGAAGGAGAGGGCCAAGATGCACCCCAGTGAAGTGGGACCATTTGTGTCCAAAGCAAGAGCACTGATTACAGAGCTGG GTAATTTACCAGTACCAACAATAGCTGCAATAGATGGAGCTGCCTTAGGAGGAGGCTTGGAAATGGCCCTTGcttgtgacatcagaattgccT CCGACACCGCAAAAATGGGACTAGTGGAAACGAAACTTGCGATTATTCCTGGAGCAG GTGGTACACAGCGTCTCCCCAGAGTGATTGGCATCTCTCTTGCTAAGGAGCTCATCTTTGCCGCCCGGGTGGTGGATGGAACGGAGGCGTGTCGCCTGGGTCTCGTCAATCATTCGGTGGAGCAGAATAAGAGCGGAGACGCTGCCTACCTGCAGGCTCTGGAGCTCGCCCGCGAAATCAACCCTCAG GGCCCTATTGCAATAAGGATGGCAAAACTTGCGATCAACCAGGGGATAGAG GTGGATCTGTCTACAGGGCTAGCTATTGAAGAGGCATGTTATGCCCAG GTGATACCGACTAAAGATCGACTGGAGGGTTTGGCTGCGTTCAAGGAGAAGAGGCGTCCTCACTACAAGGGCGAGTGA